The DNA sequence ACGTTTTTAAGCTCTAAATTGAAAACTATGGACAAACCCTGATCAGACAAAGCCGCATGAGACTCGCAGTTTTGTGAAAACTGTAGAGGGCGCCATCACCGACATGTCTGCTTATCCAATGGCTCTGCTGCATGTGCTTTCCATCGCCTGAACACGAACAGATCATGTTTCGCCCTGACCAATCAGATACGCCGAGATCTACTCGTGGACCTAATAAATAAGAGCGATGTGGCGAGTTCGGGGCTAGAGGATGAGATAAAAACAAACTAGACATCTAAGAAAATAGCACTGCATTCGCCAGTCTCTCTtcttctattttattttctacttttCTCCAGGTAATGAGTTTACGTCTTTTTCTGCTTATGAACGATAGTTTTAGTTCGATATCTGGCTGTAAATAGTAATACATCATTGTCTTGGCTTTGTTATACAGAGGATTATTTTATAtgacttttgatttaattaatgTGGAGTGAACCGGATTTTATTAATAGTATTTTTGTACATCATCTGTTGATTTGTGTGTGTCCAGGACACAGGAGGCTCCCGAGGTCTTGTATTTAAATGTAGCAGTCGCATGTTGCAACATTCCTGATTATTGCGATACGGCGAAAGACGAATGCACCCGGCTAGGTCACGGCGGTGTTTGCCTTTTTAACGCCTGCCTTCACGGTTGCTCTAGCTTGTTGTCGGTATGGTTACTGCTGTCATCATAAAGCCAATGGCGTTAGTGCTCGCGCCGTTGCCGGTAGTCACGCGGAAGCATTTTTTGGGAGTCTCGTGCTGATGGGATTGGGCACGTGGAGCAGCGCGTCGCTTTGTTTTAAATAAGAGTGATTTTCCCCGTTACGTGTACGTTGGGCTATAAGCCCACGTCGCCCTGCTGCTTTCGACAGTCGTGATATCTTGTGGGAGTTTTGTTGTGTTTAATACGTGCCTTCCTGGTGCTTCTTTAGGTGTGTTATAGTACATAATTAAGATGGCCACCTCTGCCAGCGCTAAACTTAACAAAGCTGTGAAGCAGAAGTACATGGACCTCCCCCAGGGAGACCAAGTTCAAGTCATGTACATCTGGATTGACGGAACAGGAGAAGGGCTTCGCTGCAAAACCAGGACTTTGGATTCAGAACCCAAGAGCATTGAAGGTAGAAGGTTTATTGCAAGTACTGATTCTCtactgaggggagggggggtgtacAATTGCAGTGATTCAAAACACTGTCTTTGGGTGTAGCATCCATGTCTGACCCACAATTACCTTGTTAACAGAGCTGCCTGAGTGGAACTTCGATGGCTCCAGCACTTACCAGTCTGAAGGCTCTAACAGTGACATGTACCTGATTCCGGTGTCCATGTTCAGGGATCCCTTTCGCAAAGACCCAAACAAGCTGGTTCTGTGTGAGGTCCTGAAGTACAACTACAAGCCAGCAGGTGAGTGGTTCCCATGGCTCAGTCTCTCTCCCTAAGAAATGTTGCAGAGATTAACTGACCCGACTTCCCCCCCCATAGAGACCAACCTGCGCATGTCTTGCAAAAAGGTCATGAACATGGTGGAGGACCAGGTCCCCTGGTTTGGCATGGAGCAGGAATACACCCTCCTGGCAACGGACGGCCACCCCTTCGGCTGGCCTTCCAACGGCTTCCCTGGTCCTCAAGGTAGGAGAACTACAGAAGTTCACTTTGAAGACAGGTACAGCACTCGAAGAAATGTCCCCTGAATAGTGAAACTGGAATCATCCTTGCAGGTCCATATTACTGTGGTGTGGGAGCAGACAGGGCCTACGGCAGAGACATCGTGGAGGCTCACTACAGAGCCTGCCTCTATGCCGGCGTGCAGATCTGCGGCACCAACGCTGAGGTCATGCCCGCCCAGGTCAGTGTTCGGTCTTAAGTGCACGTCGGGTTCTTGGTGTTTTCAAGCTATGTTTGTCagtttaaccctctggggtatttcagttcataactcgctgaaatcttattgtagaaacatgaaaaaaaaccgcTGACTAAGTCCATAATctgtcttttcaaaacatccattgtcggaagtattcgtttttaaaattaggttaaatcggcaaaaaagtaaaccatgtcaccttactttgtttcaCCGACATCGGGggtgtgtagtaccgctgtcacccaaAGATCACTATTCATATTCTAAACAGCCACATTAGTACGTATTCAAATTGCATTCACATGGTAAGTTGATGAAaaacgcaacggtgaaacgcgatccagatccATCgccataagggggggggggggggggggtgtggccaggtgtgaatggctcatgcatacacatgaaagttgctacatactcaatgaaaggagccagaaatagtgacttGAGTTAGGCTTTTCTGAATactgcaactacaccatttagtcatcttcatgtagccaagactttagtgatcagatatctgggatcaaaacaaacttccaccattgcttactatgtactttttataatgtttctgcaattGTTCCAAACTgtattttgcaatgtctatacttttgatgtcaaattacaaacttcacaaaAATCTAACATATTTACAACATACACTAAGattgagtttaatgccaaaacaaatatataagaaatgatttatttgccatgaattaagtttgatattgaatgaaatgtgtgaccatgccccagtcagtgaatgtgtgttccctacccctagtcCCCAGAGGGATCATGGTTGTGCATTTCTGTTTCTCTCAGTGGGAGTTCCAGGTTGGCCCATGTGAAGGCATCAACATGGGGGACCATCTGTGGGTTGCCCGCTTCATCCTGCACCGGGTCTGTGAGGACTTTGGCGTGGTGGCGTCTCTTGACCCCAAGCCTATACCTGGGAACTGGAATGGCGCTGGCTGCCATACGAACGTCAGCACGAAGGCGATGCGTGAGGAGGGTGGATTGAAGTGAGTGCCCGTCGTACAGTGTCTCGTCTTGCTGCCTCGGGCTCTGCGGCTTGATGTTTGACTCCTCGGTTTTTCCTGACAGGTTCATCGAAGATGCTATTGAGAAGCTCGGCAAGAGGCACGACTACCACATCCGTGCCTATGACCCCAAGGGGGGCCTGGACAACGCGAGGCGTCTGACCGGGCGTCACGAGACCTCAAACATCCATGAGTTCTCCGCCGGCGTGGCCAACCGCGGCGCTAGCATTCGCATCCCGCGCGCCGTGGGGCAAGAGAAAAAGGGCTACTTCGAAGACCGCCGTCCTTCTGCCAACTGCGACCCCTACGGCGTCACGGAAGCGATAATCCGCACGTGTCTGCTTAATGAAGAGGGCAAGGAGCCTGTGGACTACTTCAAATGAGTGTCTTTCTTGGACAAGATCCCTGCCCCCCGTCCTCTGTGATCAATTTCTTAATGGCAGTTGGGTCTGCTAGTACTGTATCATTTTTCCCAGAAGGTAAATTTAAGCTGCCAATTTAATAAGGACCCTTTAACATTTTCCTAGAACTCACTGGAAACAGTGGCACCTCTGGTCCTGTTTCTTAACAGTGGCTTTTTAAAAGATCACTCAGTTATGAACTCATTGCCTTTGCACAAGTAAGCATGCAGCTGAAGTCTAGGGCAGCCACTGCAGTGTGT is a window from the Paramormyrops kingsleyae isolate MSU_618 chromosome 21, PKINGS_0.4, whole genome shotgun sequence genome containing:
- the glulb gene encoding glutamine synthetase, which codes for MATSASAKLNKAVKQKYMDLPQGDQVQVMYIWIDGTGEGLRCKTRTLDSEPKSIEELPEWNFDGSSTYQSEGSNSDMYLIPVSMFRDPFRKDPNKLVLCEVLKYNYKPAETNLRMSCKKVMNMVEDQVPWFGMEQEYTLLATDGHPFGWPSNGFPGPQGPYYCGVGADRAYGRDIVEAHYRACLYAGVQICGTNAEVMPAQWEFQVGPCEGINMGDHLWVARFILHRVCEDFGVVASLDPKPIPGNWNGAGCHTNVSTKAMREEGGLKFIEDAIEKLGKRHDYHIRAYDPKGGLDNARRLTGRHETSNIHEFSAGVANRGASIRIPRAVGQEKKGYFEDRRPSANCDPYGVTEAIIRTCLLNEEGKEPVDYFK